GATGTATAGATTAGAAAATACATTAAAGCGCATTGAAAAGGAAAGAAAAGCATACAATGTTAAAAAGCATGTGCGGCAGGAATTATGCTTTCTTGAATTTTTTGTTTGCTGGCACTCAAACAAACACTGTTTGTTTACACTGATTTAAGTCCAAATAAGAGAAGAAATGATTCTCATTAATAAAAAATCATACTCCTATTTTATAATTTTTTTTTAAAATACGCAGATAAAATTTACATTTGCTCTGTAAGTGATTTTATAAATTATATCTGTATGAAAAAAACAACTCTTTATTACCTGCTTTCCTCCTGCTTAATGTTGAGCAATGTTACCTACGCGCAAAATGTAATTGACAAAGGGAAAGATCAACTCAAATATTTCAATGCTCACCAATACTATCTCGGCGAAAATTATACAGCTGCTCTAAAAATTTATCAAGAGTTAGCCATCGAACATCCAAATGATGCCACTGTTCTATTTCATATAGGCGCTTGTTATTTACAGCAAGCGAACTTAACCGATGCGATTGACAACTTAGAAAAGGCAAAAGCAAAAGACCCAAAAGCAGACGAGAACTTGGATTTAGACTTAGGCTTGGCGTATCAACAAAGCGGAGATATTGATAAAGCGATTAGCGAATTCACCTCGTTTAAAACCACCTTTGCTCAAAAACAATCCAAATTAACAGACAGTCGAGTGGATTTTTATTTGAATCAGTGCAATACTGCCAAAGAACTGATGGCAAAGCCTGTGCCTGTAAAAATAGAAAACATGGGGCAAGCCATTAACTCTGAATACGACGATAAAACGCCCTCAATTTCTGCCGATGGCAAAACATTTATTTTCAACTCACGCCGTCCAAATGGCGTAAATAGTCCTGTTGACAAGGAAGGCGATGGAAAATACTTCGAAAAGGTTTACATCTCGAAGTGGGATACCATCAATAACAAATGGATGGATGCAGAAATGATTCCTGGCTCTATCAATGATGAAGGGCACGATGCTTGTTGCAGTATTTCGCCTAACGGCAAAGAGATTTTTCTCTATAAAAATAACATTCAAACGGCTAAAGGAGGCGATATATATACCTCCAAACGGAGTATTTCTGGAAAATGGCGTACCCCACAAACTCTTGGTCCACCTATCAATACTTCTTATTACGAAGACGGTGCTTGCCTCTCTCCTGACGGAAAAGAATTGTACTTCGTGAGCGAGCGTCCAGGTGGTTATGGTCATGGCGACATTTATGTTTCTAAACGCATCTCGTCTCACGAATGGGGTAAGCCGGAAAACTTAGGTCCTGTTATTAATACGAGTGAAGATGAAGGCGGAGTGTTTATTGCTGGAGATGGCAAAACACTTTTCTTTAGCTCCGAAGGGCATAACTCGATGGGTTCCTACGATATTTTTAAAAGCGTGCGTGTAAATGGGAAATGGACAACACCTGTCAATTTAGGTTATCCTATCAATACTATTTACAAAGATGTCAATTTTGTGATTGCAGCAGATGGCAAGACGGGTTATTTCGCCAGCGATCGAAAAGGAGGTTTGGGAGAACGCGATATTTATCAAGTAGATTTAAGCAATTATCCAGTTATGGACGAGGATATGAAAAGTGGTTCTAAAAGCACTGGCTTGTCTATTCTCAAAGGATCTATTTTTGATTCCAAAGCAGGCACTCCGATAGAAGCTGATATCACCATCAATGATTCTACTGGAACGAAAGTTGCCGCCACTTCTTCCGCAGCAGAAGGAGATTATTTCATTACACTAAAAGGCAATAAGAAATACCAACTTGTTATTAAGAAATCGGGCTACGAAACATATAACGAAGCCATTACGCTGCCCATTTCGTCTAAAGGAACCTATGCAATGGCGAAAGATATTTTGTTGAAGAAAAAATAATTTTTCGGATGCGATAATATTGCTGTTTATTTTGGTTCTGCTTTTTAATAATAACCATTTGAAATAGTTTTATTCATCGCTGAAAAGACCTTAATATTTATTACTTTTGTGGATTATTAATTTCGTTACAGAAAAATTTACATGAGTAAAGGGCAAGGCAATTACAACAGTGAACACATTGACGTATTGATTGCACGTTTCGAGACTTCTATTTCGGAAAATACAGCTGTATTTTTTGATGTGGACGAGTACGAAGACGTTATCAATTATTACTTCGATAAAAATAATTTTTCGAAAGCGGGCGTTGCCATTGAAAAAGGCGTAGAACACTTTCCATTTTCAGTACTTTTCCATCTGCGTAAAGCACAACTTTTTTCTGCCACCGAACGCACCACAGAAGCATTAACTATTTTAGATTACGCCGAAAAATTTGAACCAAACGATCCGGAAATACAAATGACTCGTGGAGGTATTTACAGTCAAATGAAAATGCCACAGAAAGCCATTGAATGCTATGAAAAAGCAATGGAAAACGAAGACATGGCGGATGAAGTGGCACTTTACATGGCTTTCGAATACGAAAATCTTTCTCAATTTGGAGATGCTATTCGCTGTTTAAAAAAAGCCTTGGAATTAAGTCCGGATAACGAAGCAGCCATTTACGAACTCGCCTTTTGTTATGAATTAAGTGAAAAAACGGAAGACAGCATTCGCTACTACAACTCGTTCATTGATAAATATCCTTACTCACACAATGCTTGGTTCAACCTCGGCATCGCTTACAATAAATTAGAACTTTACGAAAAAGCCATCATGGCGTATGATTACGCCATTGCGATTAAATCCGATTTTGGTTCTGCTTATTTCAACAAAGCAAATTCCTTGGCGAATATGGAAAAGCATGCAGAAGCCATTGCTGTTTACAGAGAAACTTTTAATTACGAAGCGCCCGAAGCCGCTACGTATTACTACATTGGCGAGTGCTACGAAAAAATGGAAGATTGGGAATCGGCACTCAGCAATTACAACCGCGCCATTAAATTGGACGCTGAATTATCAGAAGCTTGGTTAGGGATTGGAATTGTTTTAGACAAACAAAATAGATTGTTGGAAGGCATTCATTACGTTAAAAAAGCCTTGGAATTGGAGAAAGAAAATGCCGATTATTGGCATATATTTGCGGACTTAGAACAAAAAATGGGCTTTTTGGAAGAAGCCGAGAATGCTTACAAAAAAGTCATCGAGTTGGATCCTACGAATCCGGAAGGTTGGTTGGATTATTCTTCGCTTGCTTTTGAACAAGAAAACATGATACAAGCCGTAGAAATAATTGCGGAGGGTATCAAAAATCATCCGAATAATGCACAATTAAATTATCGAATGTCCGCATGTTTGCTGAACAATGGGCAAAAACAAGATGCCATGAGTTATTTGCAAAATGCACTTAGCATCAATTACGAAATGCACCATGAATTATTTGACTTTTTTCCTCAATTAAAAAATAATACCGTAGTGGTTAATATTATTGAATCTTATAAAAAATAATACGATGAATTTCAAACTCCCATACATTCCTGAAAGACCTGAAAAACCACGTGAATCAGGCATTACCATGGTAATGGATAAAGGATTAAGTTTAGGACAAGTAGAAGATTTTCTTTCTGCCAACGATCATTTGGTAGATATTGTAAAACTCGGTTTCGGAACCTCTTTTGTTACGAAAAACCTTGTTGAGAAATTAAAATTATACAAAAGCGCTGGTATCAAAACCTATTTCGGCGGAACGCTTTTCGAAGCCTTTATTATCCGTGATATGTTTAACGATTACGTGAAATTGTTGGAAAAATATAAAATGGAATTTGCCGAAGTTTCCGACGGATCTATTGTAATGAAGCACGATGATAAATGTAAATACATCCATAAATTGGCGAAACATTACACTGTTTTATCGGAAGTTGGTTCAAAAGAAGAAGGCGTAATTATTCATCCCGCTAAATGGACTTCCATGATGCAAGCCGAAATTGACGCTGGTTCTTGGAAAGTAATTGCGGAAGCACGCGAAAGCGGAACCGTTGGTATTTACCGTCCAAACGGAAGTGCACACACGATTTTAATTAACAAAATTTTATCGAAAATACCGAAAGAAAAAATTCTTTGGGAATCTCCAAAAAAGCCACAACAAATTTGGTTTATTAAATTGTTGGGACCAAATGTCAATCTTGGAAATATTTCTTACGATGACGTAATTCCTTTGGAAACATTGCGTTTGGGATTACGCGGCGATACCTTTTTTACCTATCTTCCAAAATAATTTTTTCAAAAACTTCATCCAATAAAAAGCTATAAAAATGAACGAGATCACGGTAACGGAATTTAAAAAGATGAAAGACAATCATGAAG
The DNA window shown above is from Bacteroidia bacterium and carries:
- a CDS encoding tetratricopeptide repeat protein, whose translation is MKKTTLYYLLSSCLMLSNVTYAQNVIDKGKDQLKYFNAHQYYLGENYTAALKIYQELAIEHPNDATVLFHIGACYLQQANLTDAIDNLEKAKAKDPKADENLDLDLGLAYQQSGDIDKAISEFTSFKTTFAQKQSKLTDSRVDFYLNQCNTAKELMAKPVPVKIENMGQAINSEYDDKTPSISADGKTFIFNSRRPNGVNSPVDKEGDGKYFEKVYISKWDTINNKWMDAEMIPGSINDEGHDACCSISPNGKEIFLYKNNIQTAKGGDIYTSKRSISGKWRTPQTLGPPINTSYYEDGACLSPDGKELYFVSERPGGYGHGDIYVSKRISSHEWGKPENLGPVINTSEDEGGVFIAGDGKTLFFSSEGHNSMGSYDIFKSVRVNGKWTTPVNLGYPINTIYKDVNFVIAADGKTGYFASDRKGGLGERDIYQVDLSNYPVMDEDMKSGSKSTGLSILKGSIFDSKAGTPIEADITINDSTGTKVAATSSAAEGDYFITLKGNKKYQLVIKKSGYETYNEAITLPISSKGTYAMAKDILLKKK
- a CDS encoding phosphosulfolactate synthase, producing MNFKLPYIPERPEKPRESGITMVMDKGLSLGQVEDFLSANDHLVDIVKLGFGTSFVTKNLVEKLKLYKSAGIKTYFGGTLFEAFIIRDMFNDYVKLLEKYKMEFAEVSDGSIVMKHDDKCKYIHKLAKHYTVLSEVGSKEEGVIIHPAKWTSMMQAEIDAGSWKVIAEARESGTVGIYRPNGSAHTILINKILSKIPKEKILWESPKKPQQIWFIKLLGPNVNLGNISYDDVIPLETLRLGLRGDTFFTYLPK
- a CDS encoding tetratricopeptide repeat protein, which codes for MSKGQGNYNSEHIDVLIARFETSISENTAVFFDVDEYEDVINYYFDKNNFSKAGVAIEKGVEHFPFSVLFHLRKAQLFSATERTTEALTILDYAEKFEPNDPEIQMTRGGIYSQMKMPQKAIECYEKAMENEDMADEVALYMAFEYENLSQFGDAIRCLKKALELSPDNEAAIYELAFCYELSEKTEDSIRYYNSFIDKYPYSHNAWFNLGIAYNKLELYEKAIMAYDYAIAIKSDFGSAYFNKANSLANMEKHAEAIAVYRETFNYEAPEAATYYYIGECYEKMEDWESALSNYNRAIKLDAELSEAWLGIGIVLDKQNRLLEGIHYVKKALELEKENADYWHIFADLEQKMGFLEEAENAYKKVIELDPTNPEGWLDYSSLAFEQENMIQAVEIIAEGIKNHPNNAQLNYRMSACLLNNGQKQDAMSYLQNALSINYEMHHELFDFFPQLKNNTVVVNIIESYKK